A region from the Mesomycoplasma hyopneumoniae J genome encodes:
- the tpiA gene encoding triose-phosphate isomerase produces the protein MKKIIIGNWKMNKTVSETRDFIQKFDIFYQENVGKIKEDLDFAIAPSFISLSLISKSLTKKLEIAAQNLSQFDSGAFTGEISGKMLQDLGTKYVIIGHSERREIFKEKDEELKNKILQAQKYDLIPVFCVGESLLEFEAGLTKKVIISQINAIKSVLNFQKAIIAYEPIWAIGTGKTATAAIAEKVCGLIKENFGKNTMVIYGGSVNSKNINELVSQKSIDGALVGGASLDPEEFGKILVNS, from the coding sequence ATGAAAAAAATTATTATTGGAAATTGAAAAATGAATAAAACCGTAAGTGAAACACGTGATTTTATTCAAAAATTTGACATTTTCTATCAGGAAAATGTGGGCAAAATCAAAGAAGATTTAGATTTTGCAATAGCTCCAAGTTTTATATCTTTATCACTAATTTCTAAGTCCTTGACTAAAAAATTAGAAATTGCTGCTCAAAATCTTAGTCAGTTTGATTCAGGAGCCTTTACTGGGGAAATCAGTGGCAAAATGCTGCAGGATTTAGGGACAAAATATGTAATTATTGGGCATTCTGAAAGAAGAGAAATTTTTAAAGAAAAAGATGAAGAACTAAAAAATAAAATTTTACAAGCACAAAAATATGATTTAATTCCTGTTTTTTGTGTTGGTGAAAGTCTTTTAGAATTTGAAGCCGGCCTAACTAAAAAAGTGATAATTTCGCAGATAAATGCTATAAAATCAGTTCTAAATTTTCAAAAGGCAATTATTGCATATGAACCAATTTGGGCCATTGGAACTGGCAAAACAGCAACGGCTGCAATAGCAGAAAAAGTTTGTGGACTGATTAAGGAAAATTTTGGGAAAAATACAATGGTAATTTATGGAGGCTCTGTTAATTCTAAGAATATTAACGAGTTAGTATCCCAGAAAAGCATCGATGGCGCCCTTGTAGGTGGAGCCTCTCTTGATCCAGAAGAATTTGGAAAAATTTTAGTTAATAGTTAA
- the rpsO gene encoding 30S ribosomal protein S15, with translation MISKARKQEIILKFGKNPKNTGNTSVQIALLTEDIERLKLHFLKNKKDKHSMRGFIAKVNKRKKLLNYLRINSFDTYKETIEALNIRK, from the coding sequence ATGATATCAAAAGCGAGAAAACAGGAAATTATCTTAAAATTTGGGAAAAATCCAAAAAATACAGGAAATACAAGCGTTCAGATTGCACTTTTAACTGAGGATATCGAAAGATTAAAACTCCATTTTTTAAAAAATAAGAAGGATAAGCATTCAATGCGCGGTTTTATTGCCAAAGTTAATAAAAGAAAAAAACTTTTAAATTATTTAAGAATCAATAGTTTTGATACATATAAGGAAACAATTGAAGCCTTAAATATTAGAAAATAA